The Thermococcus eurythermalis genomic sequence TGAACACGCTCGTCTATTCCATAATCCTCGGCATCGCCGTCCTGCTCCTCCACAAGATGCTCAAGAGAATGGGTATAAAAGTTGACGAGCGCTTCTTCGTCGCCCTCATGCCCTACATAATCCTTGGCCCGCTGATGAGGAGCATAACGGACATAGGCCTGCTCCCGAGGACGTACCTAACAGTCAGCCCCGGTGGTTATTTCGTCATAGCGGGCTTTGCCATAGCGTCCCTCCTGACTGTCTGGAGGCACCTCGGGCCCGATGAGAAGCTCTACCCAATCTACCGCGACTTCGGGTGGGTGCTCGTCGCGGGACTGCTCTTCATAATGGTGATCAACTGGAACAGGGTCTCGGTTAGGTGGGAATACTTCAAGTACTTCCTCCCAGCCCTCCTCGTCTCCGAGGCCGTTATATGGGCCCTTTCAAAGAAGCTTGAGCTAGTTAGGAAAAACAGGACTCTCTTCTACACCCACTTCTACGACGCAACAACCACGTTTGTTGGAATCCAGTTCTTCGGGTTCTGGGAACAGCACGTCCTCGCGAGGACCTTGATGAACCTGCTTGGAACGCCCGCCGTTATGTACCTGGAGAAGCTCGCCGTAATAACCATCGTCGTTTACGTCCTCGATAAATTTATGACTGACGAAGACCCCGAGCTTATTAACTTCGTCAAGCTGACAGTCTTCATTCTCGGGTTCGGGCCCGGGACGAGGAACGTGCTCATAACTCTCCTGGGGTGATACGTATGGAGTTTGCCTGGAACGAAATCGCATTTACTATGGCAAAGGACTTGGAGAAGACAATAATGCCGCTGTTCGGCACGAAAAAAGCGGGTGAAAACGTAGGAACCAACGTGAGCGGTGACGTGACCAAGTACATAGACAGGGTTGCGGAAGACATCATCATAAGGCACCTCAAGCCCCTCAGCGTTAACATAGTGAGCGAAGAAGTCGGCGAGATTGACAACGGGAGCGACTACACAGTGGTAGTTGACCCCCTGGACGGCTCCTACAACTTCTCAGTCGGCATTCCGATATTCGCGTTCAGCTTTGCGGTCTTCAAGGAAAAGGAGCCCGTCTATGGGGCGATCTACGAGTTCTTCCCAAAAGCATTCTACGAAGCGATTCCAAGAAAGGGGGCGTACCTTAACGGAAGACCAATCCACGTCAGCGACCCCCAACCAGGAAAGGAAGCGATAAGCTTCTACACGCGCGGTAGGGCCCTTGGGCTGGTAAATAAGGTCAAGAGAGTCCGAGTCCTGGGAGCAATAGCGGTGGAGATGGCCTACACGGCCAAAGGCTCTCTCGACGGCGTCTTTGACATCAGAAACTACGTGAGGCCGACGGACATAGCCGCCGGAGTAATGCTCGTGAGGGAAGCTGGGGGCATCGTGACGGACGAAGGTGGCAAGCCCCTTGAGCTTGAGCTGAGCGCAGAGGTGAACACGAACGTTATAGCCGCCGCAAACGAGAGAATACTCAGAATAATCCTGGAGGCGCTGGAGAATGAGCCTTGAGCACTACCTCCACCGCTACGGGCGGGCGACATTTACCCTCTTCCTGATAAACGTCGCGGTCTATGCAGTGGAGGCAGTTATGAGTAAAAATCCTTTCTGGATTAGTGGGGACGTCCTGGCTACACTAGGTCAGTGGAACTACGCCGTTCTTCACCTCGGGGCATGGTGGCAGCCGTTCACGGCGATGTTCGTCCACGTCAACATAATCCACGTCCTCTTCAACGCCTATTTCCTACTCTCACTGGGCAGCCAGCTCGAAAGACTCATTGGACCCAAGCGGGTCGTGATCGTTTACATTGTCTCGGGCCTGACTGGAAACCTGCTAACACTGTTCCTCACGCCACCCAACCTCGTCAGCGCAGGTGCCAGCGGGGCGCTGTTCGGTATCGCGGGGACGCTGATAGCAATAACCGGCGTCATTGGCGGGAACATG encodes the following:
- a CDS encoding rhomboid family intramembrane serine protease — encoded protein: MSLEHYLHRYGRATFTLFLINVAVYAVEAVMSKNPFWISGDVLATLGQWNYAVLHLGAWWQPFTAMFVHVNIIHVLFNAYFLLSLGSQLERLIGPKRVVIVYIVSGLTGNLLTLFLTPPNLVSAGASGALFGIAGTLIAITGVIGGNMQLALLNAFVLFLVNSILPRVNAIAHFGGMVVGILMGYYYGKAIKRRLTWAYTYDYY
- a CDS encoding bifunctional fructose-bisphosphatase/inositol-phosphate phosphatase; this translates as MEFAWNEIAFTMAKDLEKTIMPLFGTKKAGENVGTNVSGDVTKYIDRVAEDIIIRHLKPLSVNIVSEEVGEIDNGSDYTVVVDPLDGSYNFSVGIPIFAFSFAVFKEKEPVYGAIYEFFPKAFYEAIPRKGAYLNGRPIHVSDPQPGKEAISFYTRGRALGLVNKVKRVRVLGAIAVEMAYTAKGSLDGVFDIRNYVRPTDIAAGVMLVREAGGIVTDEGGKPLELELSAEVNTNVIAAANERILRIILEALENEP
- a CDS encoding DUF63 family protein encodes the protein MGLEEFFQRYFIDPIKYNQGYNAVNTLVYSIILGIAVLLLHKMLKRMGIKVDERFFVALMPYIILGPLMRSITDIGLLPRTYLTVSPGGYFVIAGFAIASLLTVWRHLGPDEKLYPIYRDFGWVLVAGLLFIMVINWNRVSVRWEYFKYFLPALLVSEAVIWALSKKLELVRKNRTLFYTHFYDATTTFVGIQFFGFWEQHVLARTLMNLLGTPAVMYLEKLAVITIVVYVLDKFMTDEDPELINFVKLTVFILGFGPGTRNVLITLLG